One Pyrus communis chromosome 4, drPyrComm1.1, whole genome shotgun sequence genomic region harbors:
- the LOC137731306 gene encoding photosystem I reaction center subunit II, chloroplastic-like codes for MAMATQASLFTPTPSVPKTIADRTTAPWKQSVSSSFMAPKPLKLSTTRTRRINASAEEKTVTPTKEEAPVGFTPPELDPTTPSPIFGGSTGGLLRKAQEEEFYVITWESPKEQIFEMPTGGAAIMREGPNLLKLARKEQCLALGTRLRSKYKIKYQFYRVFPNGEVQYLHPKDGVYPEKVNPGRQGVGQNFRSIGKNVNPIEVKFTGKQVYDI; via the coding sequence ATGGCCATGGCAACACAAGCCAGCCTCTTCACCCCAACCCCCTCAGTCCCAAAGACCATCGCCGACCGTACAACCGCCCCATGGAAGCAATCAGTCTCCTCCTCCTTCATGGCCCCCAAGCCACTCAAGCTTTCCACCACAAGAACAAGGAGGATTAATGCCTCCGCTGAAGAGAAAACCGTGACCCCCACGAAAGAGGAGGCTCCGGTAGGCTTCACCCCACCTGAGCTGGACCCAACAACTCCCTCGCCGATCTTTGGCGGCAGCACCGGCGGGCTGTTGAGGAAAGCGCAGGAGGAAGAGTTTTACGTGATCACATGGGAGTCACCAAAGGAGCAGATTTTTGAGATGCCGACCGGCGGAGCAGCCATCATGAGGGAGGGTCCTAACTTGTTGAAACTGGCTAGGAAAGAGCAGTGCTTGGCTCTTGGGACAAGGCTGAGGTCAAAGTACAAGATTAAGTACCAGTTTTACAGGGTTTTCCCTAACGGGGAGGTCCAATACTTGCACCCCAAGGATGGTGTGTACCCTGAGAAGGTGAACCCTGGGCGCCAAGGGGTTGGCCAGAACTTTAGGTCGATTGGGAAGAATGTCAACCCAATTGAGGTCAAGTTCACCGGCAAGCAAGTCTATGACATATGA